The Periplaneta americana isolate PAMFEO1 chromosome 9, P.americana_PAMFEO1_priV1, whole genome shotgun sequence genome contains a region encoding:
- the LOC138706249 gene encoding leucine-rich repeat-containing protein 47-like has product MSSVSTWPEISSAKTENRHELNLSGAAISKKIEDNGLDNTLFSLSGLNYLCISQTCLNTLPEDIGNLTNLTSLVLHSNKISKLPTTIGKLINLKMLDLSRNKLEAIPDEISNLPQLSTLNLASNNLSVFPCMSQNTKLSILDLSGNQFEEFPDICYAELIHLAEVKLNGNKLKEVPPTIKELSSLKVFDLGDNALSTVPAEIADINKLKEINLKGNRLSDKRLLKLVDQCRSKQVLDYVRQHCPRSTSGTDSTASGKGKKGKKGKREHTDSGHTGDIVDTLCHKLQVVHVTDSTPSVKIDESVKTVRPHIVCCIISGVNFVQDNFKKFIQLQTKLHDTVCEKRNAATIATHDLASLESGDIVYTAHPPNDIRILPLGRTKQVTGSELFAQLQREAEELRKEKKRNVYSGIHKYLYLLEGKPVYPCLMNGERVISLPPITNSDCTKISDKTKSMFVEVTSASSQGVCRRVLDSLLHDTLLLGVGSESPGEGTTLHSAYHSLTVQQVKIVDMEGNLKVVYPSRSDLNFEDSSVTVIRE; this is encoded by the exons ATGTCGTCCGTAAGCACGTGGCCTGAAATTTCAAGTGCTAAAACTGAAAATCGACACGAGTTAAACCTTTCTGGAGCAGCAATTTCAAAGAAGATAGAAGATAATGGGTTGGacaatacattattttcattatccGGACTGAACTATCTGTGTATCAGTCAGACGTGCCTAAACACATTGCCGGAAGACATCGGTAACCTAACAAATTTGACAAGTCTTGTTTTACATTCAAATAAGATTTCAAAATTGCCCACTACAATAGGAAAACTAATCAATTTGAAAATGCTTGATCTGTCGCGAAATAAGCTTGAAGCCATTCCGGATGAAATTTCAAATCTTCCGCAATTATCAACATTGAATTTAGCATCCAATAATCTAAGTGTTTTCCCTTGTATGTCCCAAAATACAAAACTCAGCATTTTAGATCTTTCTGGCAATCAGTTTGAAGAATTTCCAGATATATGCTACGCAGAGCTGATACATTTGGCAGAAGTAAAGCTGAATGGGAATAAACTGAAAGAAGTGCCACCCACAATAAAGGAATTAAGTTCGTTGAAAGTATTTGATCTGGGAGATAATGCTCTGTCAACTGTCCCAGCTGAAATTGCTGACATTAACAAACTAAAAg AAATAAATCTGAAAGGTAACAGGCTGAGTGACAAACGGTTATTGAAGTTGGTGGATCAGTGCCGCTCAAAGCAAGTGTTGGACTATGTGAGGCAACACTGTCCTCGCTCTACCAGTGGGACAGATTCCACGGCTAGTGGCAAGGGGAAGAAGGGCAAGAAGGGGAAAAGAGAGCATACTGACAGTGGCCATACAGGAGATATT GTGGACACACTATGCCACAAGCTGCAAGTAGTGCACGTGACAGATTCAACACCTTCTGTCAAGATTGACGAGTCTGTGAAAACAGTGAGACCGCACATTGTGTGCTGCATCATTTCAGGAGTCAACTTCGTGCAGGACAACTTCAAGAAATTCATTCAACTACAG ACGAAACTGCATGACACAGTTTGTGAGAAGCGCAATGCAGCCACCATAGCAACGCACGATCTAGCTTCTTTGGAGTCTGGTGACATTGTGTACACTGCCCATCCTCCAAATGACATCAGAATTTTGCCCCTGGGCAGAACGAAGCAAGTGACGGGCTCTGAGTTGTTCGCCCAACTTCAACGGGAGGCAGAGGAACTAcgcaaggagaagaagagaaatgtaTACTCTGGCATTCACAA GTACCTATACCTGCTGGAAGGAAAACCTGTGTATCCATGCCTGATGAATGGAGAACGGGTCATCTCCTTGCCTCCTATCACCAACAGTGATTGTACAAAG ATTTCAGATAAAACCAAATCAATGTTTGTGGAGGTGACAAGTGCATCATCACAGGGTGTGTGCCGACGTGTGCTTGATAGTTTGTTGCACGATACCCTACTACTTGGAGTGGGGTCTGAGTCCCCCGGAGAGGGCACCACTCTGCATTCAGCATATCACTCCCTTACTGTTCAGCAAGTCAAGATTGTGGACATGGAGGGCAACTTGAAGGTCGTGTACCCCTCACGATCTGACCTGAACTTCGAGGACAGTTCTGTTACTGTTATTCGTGAGTGA